In Gossypium arboreum isolate Shixiya-1 chromosome 5, ASM2569848v2, whole genome shotgun sequence, a single genomic region encodes these proteins:
- the LOC108450420 gene encoding 40S ribosomal protein S23: MGKTRGMGAGRKLRTHRRRQRWADKSYKKSNLGNEWKKPFAGSSHAKGIVLEKIGIEAKQPNSAIRKCARVQLIKNGKKIAAFVPNDGCLNYIEENDEVLIAGFGRKGHAVGDIPGVRFKVVKVSGVSLLALFKEKKEKPRS; this comes from the exons ATGGG GAAGACTCGTGGAATGGGAGCTGGTCGTAAGCTGAGAACCCACCGTAGAAGGCAGAGGTGGGCCGACAAGTCATATAAGAAGTCAAATCTCGGAAATGAATGGAAGAAACCTTTTGCTGGATCATCACATGCCAAGGGCATAGTTCTTGAGAAAAT TGGCATTGAAGCTAAGCAGCCTAATTCTGCTATCCGAAAATGTGCTCGTGTTCAGTTGATCAAGAATGGAAAGAAAATTGCTGCCTTTGTACCCAATGACGGTTGCTTAAACTACATTGAGGAAAAT GATGAGGTATTGATTGCTGGATTTGGACGAAAGGGGCATGCTGTGGGAGATATTCCCGGAGTTCGGTTCAAGGTTGTTAAGGTTTCGGGTGTGTCTCTTCTAGCTCTTTTCAAAGAGAAGAAGGAGAAGCCAAGGTCTTAA